In Luteibaculum oceani, the following are encoded in one genomic region:
- a CDS encoding GIY-YIG nuclease family protein has protein sequence MRLIPQHYYVYIVSNYSRTVYHTSSSDNMRLLVYKFKRSIYNSAYERGQKTNQLMFYERFNTRKEAEERVKEIRNWDREKKEKLIKKINPQLLCINRVII, from the coding sequence ATGAGGCTCATTCCGCAACATTACTATGTTTACATAGTATCCAATTACAGTAGAACAGTATACCATACGAGCTCCTCGGACAACATGCGCTTATTGGTATATAAATTCAAGAGAAGTATTTATAATTCCGCCTACGAAAGAGGCCAAAAAACCAATCAACTAATGTTTTACGAAAGATTCAACACTCGCAAAGAAGCCGAAGAACGCGTTAAAGAGATCCGTAATTGGGACAGAGAAAAGAAGGAAAAGTTGATCAAAAAGATCAATCCCCAATTGCTCTGTATTAACCGAGTTATTATTTAA
- a CDS encoding glycosyltransferase family 2 protein has protein sequence MRIHLITVCYNSEQTLGDTIKSVKSQLDCDFLYHAQDGQSKDGTVALLEREGVNFVSEQDAGLYDALNKAVANAGSQDIIGFIHADDVLASPDALKAVQVCFKEHPNADAVYGDLEYWNEDLSKKVRTWKSGKQASFAIGWMPPHPALYIKKSVFDKVGLFRLDMGSAADFEWMLRAIHIHKIKLHYLPKTLVKMRVGGMSNANLAARKSGLKYDLKAWEVNTGKKNYLAVLLKKLRKIPQYF, from the coding sequence ATGAGAATCCATCTAATTACCGTCTGCTACAATTCTGAGCAGACACTAGGAGATACCATTAAATCGGTAAAATCGCAGCTAGACTGCGATTTTTTATATCACGCGCAGGATGGGCAGTCCAAAGACGGTACAGTCGCTCTGTTGGAGCGGGAGGGCGTTAATTTCGTTTCCGAGCAAGATGCTGGCTTGTACGATGCGCTGAACAAAGCCGTTGCCAACGCAGGTTCCCAGGATATTATTGGTTTTATACATGCGGATGATGTCCTGGCTAGCCCTGATGCCCTTAAAGCTGTGCAAGTGTGTTTTAAAGAGCACCCAAACGCAGATGCGGTCTATGGGGATCTGGAATATTGGAACGAAGACCTCAGCAAAAAAGTCCGCACTTGGAAATCTGGCAAGCAAGCCTCCTTTGCCATCGGTTGGATGCCTCCGCATCCTGCTTTATATATTAAAAAGTCCGTTTTTGATAAGGTCGGTCTTTTTCGATTAGACATGGGTTCCGCAGCCGATTTCGAATGGATGCTACGTGCCATTCACATCCACAAGATTAAATTGCACTACCTCCCTAAAACCCTGGTTAAAATGCGGGTAGGAGGTATGTCCAACGCCAACCTCGCTGCACGCAAATCCGGCCTCAAATACGATCTCAAAGCATGGGAAGTAAACACCGGCAAAAAAAACTATCTCGCCGTCCTCCTCAAAAAACTCCGCAAAATTCCACAGTACTTCTAA
- a CDS encoding carbamoyltransferase family protein gives MKYILGINAFHGDSSAAIFKDGQLIAATEEERILRIKHWAGMPAQAIEFCLKEAGVTLREIDAICVSRDPSVNVNKKIKHLLKHGFQLSNLYDRIKNRSKVASFEKQLADAMDCPIEAIQGKVQNIEHHRSHLASAFYPSPFEEAALISIDGMGDFTSTMVATAKGNDIQVISEVNYPHSLGMFYTSFTQYLGFPHYGDEYKVMGLAPYGKPEFLKELDPFIQYDGKYGFTLNKKFYPHFSKGVDMNWVGGSPVIGKLYSKKFEEVFGPARKKDEELTQKHKNLATSVQRKCEEIIFQILTRLQKDTGLKNLCISGGVAQNSVANGKIISNTGFDNVYVPCAGHDAGTAAGAALYYMHQNLNIKRRCPDYNPYTGYKANEAEIEQCLSQIEQPWKKASSQSELFDKVCDCLENGGVVGWYQGRAEFGPRALGHRSILADPRRNDVKEILNLKIKRRESFRPFAPSILKEYVDEYFENADFVPFMEKVYPIRPEKHAEIPAVTHVDGTGRLQSVDGNIEPKYYGLINRFRERTGVPILVNTSFNENEPIVNRPQEALDCFLRTKMDMLVLEDYVVTR, from the coding sequence ATGAAATATATTTTAGGTATCAATGCCTTCCATGGTGATTCTTCAGCTGCCATCTTCAAGGATGGACAATTAATAGCTGCCACTGAAGAGGAACGTATTCTTCGCATTAAGCACTGGGCTGGTATGCCTGCCCAAGCTATTGAATTTTGTTTAAAGGAGGCTGGCGTTACCCTACGTGAGATCGATGCAATATGTGTTTCTCGTGATCCTAGTGTAAACGTAAACAAGAAAATTAAACACCTGCTTAAACATGGATTCCAACTGTCTAATCTATATGATCGTATAAAGAATAGATCTAAAGTAGCGTCTTTCGAAAAACAATTAGCAGATGCAATGGACTGTCCCATAGAGGCTATTCAGGGTAAAGTGCAAAATATAGAGCACCATCGCAGCCACTTAGCATCAGCTTTTTATCCCTCACCTTTTGAGGAAGCTGCACTTATTTCTATAGATGGAATGGGTGATTTTACCTCTACTATGGTGGCTACAGCTAAAGGGAATGATATTCAAGTAATATCAGAAGTGAATTACCCTCATTCTCTCGGTATGTTCTATACCTCCTTTACACAATATTTGGGTTTCCCTCACTATGGAGATGAGTACAAGGTAATGGGGCTAGCTCCCTATGGCAAACCTGAATTTTTGAAGGAACTTGATCCATTTATTCAGTACGATGGTAAATATGGATTTACCCTAAACAAAAAATTCTACCCACATTTTAGCAAGGGAGTGGATATGAATTGGGTTGGAGGTTCTCCAGTCATTGGAAAATTATATTCTAAAAAGTTTGAGGAGGTATTTGGTCCTGCCAGAAAAAAAGATGAGGAATTAACCCAAAAACATAAAAATTTAGCAACCTCGGTTCAAAGAAAGTGCGAGGAAATTATTTTTCAGATATTAACCAGATTACAAAAAGATACCGGCCTAAAAAATCTATGTATATCTGGAGGGGTAGCACAAAACTCCGTAGCCAATGGAAAAATTATTTCGAATACTGGGTTTGATAATGTCTATGTACCCTGTGCAGGCCACGATGCGGGTACCGCAGCAGGTGCAGCTTTATATTATATGCATCAAAATCTAAATATTAAAAGGCGCTGTCCGGATTACAATCCCTACACCGGATATAAAGCAAATGAGGCAGAAATTGAGCAATGTTTGTCCCAAATAGAACAACCCTGGAAAAAAGCTTCCTCGCAAAGCGAATTATTTGATAAGGTGTGTGACTGTCTTGAAAATGGAGGCGTTGTGGGCTGGTATCAGGGTAGAGCAGAGTTTGGTCCAAGAGCATTGGGGCACAGATCTATTCTAGCAGATCCCCGCCGTAACGATGTTAAGGAAATTCTTAACCTCAAAATCAAACGCAGAGAGTCTTTCAGGCCGTTTGCACCCTCCATTTTGAAGGAATATGTGGATGAATATTTTGAGAATGCGGATTTTGTCCCCTTTATGGAAAAGGTGTATCCCATTAGGCCAGAAAAGCATGCAGAAATTCCTGCAGTTACCCACGTCGATGGAACAGGAAGATTGCAATCCGTTGACGGGAACATTGAGCCAAAATATTATGGATTAATCAATCGTTTCAGAGAAAGAACGGGAGTCCCAATTTTGGTTAATACTTCCTTCAATGAGAATGAACCCATTGTGAACAGACCTCAAGAGGCGTTGGATTGCTTTCTCAGAACTAAAATGGATATGTTAGTTCTTGAAGATTATGTAGTTACGAGATGA